A window from Oncorhynchus mykiss isolate Arlee chromosome 9, USDA_OmykA_1.1, whole genome shotgun sequence encodes these proteins:
- the LOC118936683 gene encoding butyrophilin subfamily 1 member A1-like isoform X1: protein MRIYSVCMLCSLIIISSTASDTGVQPIVALVGDDVILPCTLRHTVSAVHQSVEWQRPDLKPKEVHLYRDEKDDLVLQNPVFRGRTSLFKEELENGNTSLKLTRVKLSDAGNYTCYIPLLDHQKTIIQLLVGESTHLLTTQTPLRDRSHEIKGAVSRPVIIIERMEGDEVVLRCEAEGCYPEPVMEWCDAQGRVLPAAGPTETSRDRKGCYTVTSHVIVPNSDNNTFTCRVQQLEIKHMKERQVHVPDQMFPKTCHSCWLTVLGAVLGAVLVEAVAGGLLYLLIKKGILTFRKEAWTSVMKNKETMKNEEDETSESQSFIGLDDVK, encoded by the exons ATGAGGATTTATTCGGTCTGCATGTTGTGTTCACTAATTATTATATCATCAACAGCAAGTGACACAGGCG TTCAACCCATTGTGGCCTTAGTTGGTGATGACGTCATCCTGCCCTGCACCCTGAGACACACCGTCAGCGCTGTGCATCAGTCAGTAGAGTGGCAGAGACCGGACCTAAAACCAAAAGAGGTCCATCTTTACAGAGATGAGAAGGACGATCTGGTGCTCCAGAATCCAGTCTTCAGGGGAAGGACGTCACTGTTCAAAGAGGAACTAGAGAACGGCAACACTAGTTTAAAGTTGACCAGAGTGAAACTCTCTGATGCTGGAAACTACACCTGTTACATTCCACTGCTGGACCACCAGAAAACCATCATTCAACTCCTTGTTGGTGAGTCAACACACCTGCTGACCACCCAAACCCCCTTAAGAGACAGATCTCATGAAATCAAGG GTGCTGTGTCCAGACCAGTTATCATCATTGAGAGAATGGAAGGCGATGAGGTGGTCCTGCGGTGTGAGGCTGAAGGCTGCTACCCAGAGCCTGTCATGGAGTGGTGTGACGCTCAGGGACGTGTCCTCCCTGCTGCTGGACCTACAGAGACGTCCAGAGACCGTAAAGGCTGCTACACTGTGACAAGCCATGTCATCGTCCCGAACTCTGACAACAACACCTTCACCTGTCGCGTTCAACAGTTGGAGATCAAACAcatgaaggagagacaggttcaTGTTCCAG ATCAAATGTTTCCTAAGACTTGTCATTCCTGCTGGCTGACAGTTCTTGGAGCAGTTCTTGGAGCAGTTCTTGTTGAAGCTGTAGCTGGAGGTCTCCTCTACCTGTTGATAAAAAAAGGGATATTGACCTTCAGAAAG GAAGCGTGGACGTCAGTAATGAAGAACAAGGAGACGATGAAGAATGAGGAAGATGAGACCAGTGAATCCCAGTCTTTCATTGGTTTAGATGATGTGAAATGA
- the LOC118936683 gene encoding butyrophilin subfamily 1 member A1-like isoform X2 encodes MRIYSVCMLCSLIIISSTASDTGVQPIVALVGDDVILPCTLRHTVSAVHQSVEWQRPDLKPKEVHLYRDEKDDLVLQNPVFRGRTSLFKEELENGNTSLKLTRVKLSDAGNYTCYIPLLDHQKTIIQLLVGAVSRPVIIIERMEGDEVVLRCEAEGCYPEPVMEWCDAQGRVLPAAGPTETSRDRKGCYTVTSHVIVPNSDNNTFTCRVQQLEIKHMKERQVHVPDQMFPKTCHSCWLTVLGAVLGAVLVEAVAGGLLYLLIKKGILTFRKEAWTSVMKNKETMKNEEDETSESQSFIGLDDVK; translated from the exons ATGAGGATTTATTCGGTCTGCATGTTGTGTTCACTAATTATTATATCATCAACAGCAAGTGACACAGGCG TTCAACCCATTGTGGCCTTAGTTGGTGATGACGTCATCCTGCCCTGCACCCTGAGACACACCGTCAGCGCTGTGCATCAGTCAGTAGAGTGGCAGAGACCGGACCTAAAACCAAAAGAGGTCCATCTTTACAGAGATGAGAAGGACGATCTGGTGCTCCAGAATCCAGTCTTCAGGGGAAGGACGTCACTGTTCAAAGAGGAACTAGAGAACGGCAACACTAGTTTAAAGTTGACCAGAGTGAAACTCTCTGATGCTGGAAACTACACCTGTTACATTCCACTGCTGGACCACCAGAAAACCATCATTCAACTCCTTGTTG GTGCTGTGTCCAGACCAGTTATCATCATTGAGAGAATGGAAGGCGATGAGGTGGTCCTGCGGTGTGAGGCTGAAGGCTGCTACCCAGAGCCTGTCATGGAGTGGTGTGACGCTCAGGGACGTGTCCTCCCTGCTGCTGGACCTACAGAGACGTCCAGAGACCGTAAAGGCTGCTACACTGTGACAAGCCATGTCATCGTCCCGAACTCTGACAACAACACCTTCACCTGTCGCGTTCAACAGTTGGAGATCAAACAcatgaaggagagacaggttcaTGTTCCAG ATCAAATGTTTCCTAAGACTTGTCATTCCTGCTGGCTGACAGTTCTTGGAGCAGTTCTTGGAGCAGTTCTTGTTGAAGCTGTAGCTGGAGGTCTCCTCTACCTGTTGATAAAAAAAGGGATATTGACCTTCAGAAAG GAAGCGTGGACGTCAGTAATGAAGAACAAGGAGACGATGAAGAATGAGGAAGATGAGACCAGTGAATCCCAGTCTTTCATTGGTTTAGATGATGTGAAATGA